The following proteins are encoded in a genomic region of Acidimicrobiia bacterium:
- the rsfS gene encoding ribosome silencing factor encodes MTTITVETDSYSTARQIADILDDKKAEHITLLDVSDLIQITEVFVIATGNSRRQILTLADELSVQMKAADHGPLRTEGREDALWMLIDFGDVVVHLFQLEPRRHYDLERLWGNAPRLEWEPAAVGEG; translated from the coding sequence GTGACCACCATCACAGTCGAAACCGATAGCTACAGCACCGCCCGTCAGATTGCCGACATCCTCGACGATAAGAAGGCCGAACACATCACGTTGCTCGATGTCTCGGACCTCATTCAGATCACAGAAGTCTTCGTGATCGCCACCGGTAACTCCCGCCGTCAGATCTTGACCCTCGCCGATGAACTTTCGGTTCAGATGAAGGCTGCCGACCATGGACCGCTCCGGACCGAAGGGCGAGAGGATGCCCTCTGGATGTTGATCGATTTCGGCGACGTCGTTGTACACCTTTTCCAGCTGGAACCCCGTCGGCATTACGATCTCGAGCGATTGTGGGGCAATGCGCCGCGTCTCGAGTGGGAGCCTGCCGCAGTCGGCGAGGGATGA
- a CDS encoding type II toxin-antitoxin system RelE/ParE family toxin produces MKEPPWDLVVAGPTQRTIDRLPEKIAVAVLDFMLGPLLDNPYRVGKALRGELTGLHSARVGTYRVVYEIHEADHMLRVVYVDHRADVYRPR; encoded by the coding sequence GTGAAGGAGCCGCCCTGGGATCTGGTCGTTGCCGGACCCACTCAGCGAACGATTGACCGACTCCCCGAAAAGATCGCAGTAGCCGTCCTCGACTTCATGCTGGGTCCCCTTCTCGACAATCCATACCGTGTCGGTAAAGCGTTGCGTGGTGAACTGACCGGACTTCACTCCGCACGAGTCGGCACATATCGGGTCGTCTACGAGATCCATGAAGCAGACCACATGCTGCGAGTGGTCTATGTCGATCATCGCGCCGACGTCTACCGACCCCGCTGA
- a CDS encoding ABC transporter ATP-binding protein, whose translation MNDEVVRVTNLNKTFHKRGLKALDNVDMTLRHGTFTSVIGPSGCGKSTLLKILAGLIPATSGEILLSGKPVTGPRQDIGIMFQQPTLLPWRTALENVLLPIEIRSGSAAAKKQSDVGMQLLELVGLNGFHDVRPFELSGGMAQRVAICRMLVTGPAILLLDEPFGALDELTREYMNVELQRICRERDATSFMVTHAIPEAVFLADQVFVMSARPGRIATVVDVDLPRPRNLDMMTTPEFGALVHRVRESLDMGIDGGGLA comes from the coding sequence ATCAACGACGAGGTCGTGAGAGTCACGAACCTCAACAAGACCTTTCACAAGCGTGGCCTGAAGGCTCTCGACAATGTCGATATGACGCTGCGGCATGGCACCTTCACCAGTGTCATCGGGCCAAGCGGATGCGGGAAGTCCACACTCTTGAAGATACTGGCCGGCCTGATCCCGGCCACGTCGGGTGAGATATTGCTCAGCGGCAAACCGGTCACCGGCCCGAGGCAGGATATCGGAATCATGTTCCAGCAGCCGACGCTATTGCCGTGGCGAACCGCGTTGGAGAATGTGCTGCTCCCCATTGAGATCAGATCCGGCTCTGCTGCCGCGAAGAAGCAGTCGGACGTCGGCATGCAGTTGCTCGAGTTGGTGGGGCTGAATGGATTCCACGATGTCCGTCCTTTCGAGCTATCCGGAGGGATGGCGCAGAGGGTTGCCATTTGTCGGATGCTGGTCACCGGACCAGCGATTCTGCTGCTCGATGAACCATTTGGTGCACTAGACGAGCTGACCCGTGAGTACATGAACGTCGAGCTACAGCGCATTTGCAGAGAACGCGATGCCACCTCCTTCATGGTGACCCACGCAATTCCAGAGGCCGTCTTCTTGGCCGACCAGGTGTTCGTGATGTCGGCCCGGCCCGGCCGGATTGCCACCGTGGTGGATGTTGATCTTCCTCGCCCCCGGAACCTCGACATGATGACTACTCCCGAGTTTGGGGCGCTCGTACATCGTGTGCGAGAGAGTCTCGACATGGGAATCGACGGCGGAGGCTTGGCATGA
- a CDS encoding tyrosine-type recombinase/integrase produces the protein MGYVERRPDRPRLWRVRYRDPTGRERSRSFVRRTDADRFLHSVETDMARGDWTDPRLGRLTLGDWSTSVEAGRVNVATSTRDNYRSVLRNLVLPTFGSVPVGAIEPGAIRKWIADLVADGYSPSTIRRAYTLLREALELAVGDQMIPRSPCRNIALPKAGRTEMRFLTINEVEALADAIRPRYRAFVLTGAYTGLRPGELAALRIDRLDILRRQLRVKEPIKTPAARRTVSFPPFLADVLAAPPLGLSGQGRLRVHGTRRRPARAQPFPAADVVSGGSSLSGRTDAAPRPAPHPSGVAHRRRRGPLCHLETARPCLDPYHLRHLRTPLRGTRQRGCRRS, from the coding sequence ATGGGCTATGTCGAACGACGCCCGGACCGTCCCCGGCTGTGGCGGGTGCGCTACCGAGACCCGACGGGGCGTGAGCGATCGAGGAGCTTCGTTCGGAGAACCGACGCCGATCGCTTCTTGCACAGCGTCGAGACGGACATGGCGCGCGGGGACTGGACCGACCCGCGCCTCGGGCGACTCACGTTGGGGGACTGGAGCACGAGCGTCGAAGCAGGGCGAGTCAATGTGGCTACTTCAACCCGGGACAATTACCGGTCCGTCCTCCGCAACCTGGTGCTGCCCACCTTCGGATCGGTTCCGGTCGGCGCCATTGAACCGGGAGCCATCCGGAAGTGGATCGCCGACCTTGTCGCCGACGGCTACTCCCCTTCCACAATTCGCCGGGCCTACACCTTGCTGCGAGAGGCCCTCGAACTGGCCGTTGGCGATCAGATGATCCCGCGCTCCCCCTGTCGGAACATCGCCCTCCCCAAGGCCGGCCGCACCGAGATGCGATTCCTGACCATCAACGAGGTCGAAGCGCTCGCTGATGCCATCCGGCCCCGCTACCGCGCCTTCGTCCTGACCGGCGCCTACACGGGCCTGCGTCCCGGCGAGTTGGCCGCTCTCCGCATCGACCGGCTCGATATCCTCCGCCGTCAGCTCCGGGTTAAGGAGCCGATCAAGACACCGGCTGCCCGCCGCACCGTGAGCTTCCCGCCGTTCTTGGCCGACGTGCTGGCCGCCCCACCTCTCGGCCTATCCGGGCAAGGACGGCTACGTGTTCACGGCACCCGAAGGAGGCCGGCTCGCGCCCAACCTTTTCCGGCGGCGGATGTGGTATCCGGCGGTTCGAGCCTCAGTGGGCGAACCGATGCGGCCCCACGACCTGCGCCACACCCAAGTGGCGTTGCTCATCGCCGCCGGAGAGGACCCCTATGTCATCTCGAAACGGCTCGGCCATGCCTCGATCCGTACCACCTACGACATCTACGGACACCTCTTCGAGGGACGCGACAGAGAGGCTGCCGACGCTCTTGA
- a CDS encoding DUF3024 domain-containing protein produces MATILPIPELDLARVRHFCAARIPEHIRDRVRLDADVRGHSITIMECRPLWSDPDAEWTRMKIAQLRFNNSDLSWTLYWADRNQRWHRYWDLDPSENISTLLDEIDEDPTCIFFG; encoded by the coding sequence GTGGCAACGATCCTCCCAATCCCCGAGCTCGACCTGGCCCGAGTCCGACATTTCTGCGCCGCTCGGATCCCCGAGCATATCCGCGATCGGGTGCGACTCGACGCAGATGTCCGCGGCCATTCGATCACCATCATGGAGTGCCGGCCCCTCTGGTCGGATCCGGATGCCGAATGGACCCGAATGAAGATCGCCCAACTCCGTTTCAACAACTCCGATCTTTCATGGACCCTCTATTGGGCCGATCGCAATCAGCGGTGGCACCGCTACTGGGATCTCGATCCCTCCGAAAACATCAGCACCCTGCTCGACGAGATCGACGAAGATCCCACCTGTATCTTCTTCGGCTGA
- a CDS encoding LLM class F420-dependent oxidoreductase: protein MGRFAIKTPPQHVSWDDTLAVWKEADQIDLFESAWVFDHLYPIAGDPHGPVLEAWVTLTALARATSRIRVGTMVHGMHFRHPAVTAKMAATLDIVSGGRLNLGLGAGWFQTEVEAYGLELGTIKERMDRFEEGVEVIARLLSEPSLDFAGEYYTFTDAHCEPKGPQRPRLPIAIGGGGERRTLKIVARWADIWDALRIEPDAWNHKNEVLLSHCEAVGRNANEITRSAHVFTPADADPKALAAEAAQLFETGLDMAVFSLRAPFNPGMVQPLAEALQEI from the coding sequence ATGGGACGATTCGCCATCAAGACTCCCCCGCAGCATGTGAGCTGGGACGACACGCTGGCGGTGTGGAAGGAAGCCGACCAGATCGACCTGTTCGAGTCGGCCTGGGTATTCGACCACCTCTACCCCATCGCCGGCGACCCGCACGGACCCGTTCTCGAAGCATGGGTCACGCTCACCGCGCTCGCCCGCGCCACATCCCGGATCCGGGTAGGAACGATGGTGCACGGCATGCACTTCCGGCATCCGGCAGTGACGGCGAAGATGGCTGCGACTCTGGACATCGTGTCCGGCGGTCGCCTGAACCTCGGGCTCGGAGCCGGTTGGTTTCAAACCGAGGTCGAGGCCTACGGTCTCGAGTTGGGAACCATCAAAGAGCGGATGGATCGATTCGAAGAGGGGGTGGAGGTCATCGCTCGTCTGTTGTCGGAGCCGTCCCTCGACTTCGCCGGTGAGTACTACACCTTCACCGATGCCCACTGCGAACCGAAAGGCCCGCAGCGACCTCGCCTCCCGATCGCCATCGGTGGCGGCGGCGAAAGGCGCACCCTGAAGATCGTTGCTCGATGGGCCGACATCTGGGATGCCCTGAGGATCGAACCCGACGCCTGGAACCACAAGAACGAAGTGCTGCTCTCACACTGCGAGGCAGTCGGACGCAATGCAAACGAGATCACGCGCAGCGCTCACGTGTTCACTCCCGCCGATGCCGACCCGAAGGCCCTGGCCGCCGAGGCGGCTCAATTGTTCGAGACCGGACTCGACATGGCGGTGTTCAGCTTGCGGGCGCCGTTCAACCCAGGAATGGTTCAGCCCCTGGCCGAGGCATTGCAGGAGATCTGA
- a CDS encoding fumarylacetoacetate hydrolase family protein, producing MRLVTFGFEGEIAVGGIEGDEIVDLSSGGLGSADMVDVIADWSVDSAMQALREGPRVPLSAVRLLAPLRMRKNVIAVGRNYRDHAKEFSDSGFDASEKQMIPDNPVVFTKAPTSVIGPDEPIILANDPTGSTDYEGEMAVVIGRQAKNVSRQDALSHVFGWTIVNDVTARDLQKRHVQWFIGKSPDTFCPMGPCITTRDELPDITSSWMRTHVNGELRQEAPISALIFDTESLIVTLSQVMTLEPGDVIATGTGLGVGIGFDPPRYLVKGDVVEISIDGIGTLRNPVE from the coding sequence GTGAGGCTAGTGACTTTCGGGTTCGAAGGAGAGATTGCAGTCGGTGGCATCGAAGGAGACGAGATCGTGGATCTCAGTTCCGGAGGGCTCGGGTCGGCCGATATGGTCGACGTGATCGCCGATTGGTCGGTCGACTCTGCGATGCAGGCGCTACGGGAAGGCCCGCGCGTGCCTCTCTCCGCGGTCCGACTGCTCGCCCCGCTACGCATGCGCAAGAACGTCATCGCGGTCGGCCGGAACTACCGGGACCATGCAAAGGAATTCTCTGATTCAGGCTTCGACGCCTCCGAAAAACAGATGATTCCCGACAACCCGGTGGTGTTCACCAAAGCTCCGACGTCGGTGATCGGTCCCGACGAACCGATCATCCTCGCCAACGACCCGACCGGCTCCACCGACTACGAGGGTGAGATGGCTGTGGTCATCGGTCGCCAAGCGAAGAACGTGAGTCGACAGGACGCCCTCTCTCACGTGTTCGGCTGGACGATCGTCAACGACGTCACAGCTCGTGATCTCCAGAAACGGCACGTCCAGTGGTTCATCGGAAAGAGCCCCGACACGTTCTGCCCGATGGGACCATGCATCACCACCCGGGACGAACTACCGGACATCACCTCATCGTGGATGCGTACCCATGTCAACGGCGAACTCCGCCAGGAAGCGCCCATCTCGGCGTTGATCTTCGATACCGAATCTCTCATCGTCACGCTGTCACAGGTGATGACGCTAGAGCCCGGCGATGTCATCGCCACGGGAACCGGCCTCGGCGTCGGGATCGGATTCGACCCACCGCGCTACCTGGTGAAGGGCGACGTCGTCGAGATCTCCATCGACGGGATCGGTACATTGCGCAATCCAGTGGAGTAG
- a CDS encoding type II toxin-antitoxin system Phd/YefM family antitoxin — MSKVLPLSEVKAKLSEVVDQIVATHERVTVTRNGRPVAVLVSTDDLDAIEETVAILSDPAAVRDIEHGRAAIEAGDVISKDEVEAMRDRLRARTG, encoded by the coding sequence ATGTCTAAGGTCTTGCCGCTTTCGGAAGTCAAAGCCAAACTCTCCGAGGTTGTCGACCAGATCGTCGCTACCCATGAGCGAGTGACGGTGACTCGCAACGGCCGCCCAGTGGCCGTGCTGGTCAGCACCGATGATCTCGATGCCATCGAAGAGACCGTGGCGATCCTGTCCGACCCGGCCGCCGTTCGCGACATCGAGCACGGCAGAGCCGCCATCGAAGCCGGCGATGTGATCTCCAAGGACGAAGTCGAAGCCATGCGCGATCGGCTCCGTGCCCGCACAGGGTGA
- a CDS encoding nucleotidyl transferase AbiEii/AbiGii toxin family protein, whose amino-acid sequence MPSGTCGSAGAVGWPSGCSARSRRGSGGSSQASQRLETVALAGGAALIVRGIVDRPTRDLDFFATTPEEVNRVLPPLEALLTEDGLDVGRVQVADGFARLLVSFGAETTLVDLAWDARRFPTERTEAGAILSDEELAADKLLALFGRAAARDFVDVAALVSRYELEHLCTLAAEKDPGFDRTVLADMLRRLDRLPRADFDVDDAEFARLRALVVGWRHQLEIQGPGRDAGKGTEPGLEL is encoded by the coding sequence GTGCCGTCTGGGACGTGTGGCTCCGCCGGCGCGGTCGGCTGGCCTAGCGGATGCTCAGCCCGCTCCAGGAGAGGCTCAGGCGGCTCGTCGCAGGCCTCACAGAGGCTGGAGACTGTTGCGTTAGCCGGCGGCGCTGCCTTGATCGTGCGGGGCATCGTGGACCGCCCGACACGGGATCTGGACTTCTTCGCCACCACCCCGGAGGAAGTCAACCGAGTGCTCCCTCCGCTCGAGGCCTTGCTGACCGAGGACGGCCTCGATGTAGGAAGAGTCCAGGTTGCAGACGGGTTCGCTCGCTTGCTCGTTTCCTTCGGGGCTGAGACCACTCTGGTCGACCTTGCCTGGGATGCCCGACGCTTCCCAACCGAACGGACCGAGGCAGGAGCAATTCTCTCGGATGAGGAGCTCGCTGCAGACAAGCTGCTGGCTCTCTTCGGTAGGGCCGCTGCTCGTGATTTCGTGGATGTAGCGGCCCTCGTATCCCGCTATGAGCTTGAACACCTGTGCACTCTGGCCGCAGAGAAGGATCCCGGTTTCGATCGAACGGTCCTAGCGGACATGCTCCGCAGGCTCGATCGTCTGCCACGAGCCGATTTCGATGTCGACGACGCCGAGTTCGCTCGCCTCCGAGCCTTAGTCGTCGGCTGGCGCCACCAGCTGGAGATTCAAGGTCCTGGTCGAGATGCCGGAAAAGGCACGGAGCCGGGACTCGAACTCTGA
- a CDS encoding adenylate/guanylate cyclase domain-containing protein, producing MDHLPGRELAAVMFADMVGFTALMQANEQLAIEKRTRYRTVLEACHERFGGEVVQHYGDGALSIFHNAVDAVRCAVAIQKELSRPLVVPVRIGIHLGDVIIEPGGVIGDAVNIASRIESFGAAGAVLVSDSLHDQVKNQPQFDFVELGEFHLENVVRPFGIFAVASDGLVIPEVGKLDGKGKVAVPSVGRSGPGAPTARGLFRSSVLAAIGFVVVGLSVGVVWLSGMLTGDNTTVTTTVAASTSTVAVVDDVADTTVEELWSLTLDAPVVGMATMDGLAVIATGDGLVRGVAVTSGDELWRHKAARPAQLGVFADGGVVYYATAEGVSLLDPADGELIDGCGFSFRDQVQGVAVADGSVYFTVRSDGTVRRVPTDPIPDGPCHRPAAASSHTFLWLPPQSGPVVIGSEVLVGDTRTLTRLDAASLDLVGSYDLSVGTLAESYDARVVGLVGVELITRTASGVRTDAATYGADGEGALYAMVPGSGMARSDYTVEMVPVVSDLGVFLVDTGHTLRRLSHDLGRDLWNVDLAVTPTGLWLADNTVYVSLPDGTLVAIDAQSGSELHRLGVGTGIATAAFTEGAVIMATGEGRVTGFLEPSAPDPSLPRFEPIVKDPPPQPDAVVREFYAAVTAGDRKRVESLIAVDAAFGAAKEGGTWFSPDARDEFWANYDFFNTLNVALSVGTCEQEVVGESVMVDCEVTQSDTYLDALGAEISGSGRLVVESGLIHSFVGGPNFRGEVRISRANVGYRRGLTFTLESELLYDDFFDWAATTLADALEASCGTDVLELPTVECALFMLDHVDEYIAASE from the coding sequence ATGGACCACCTGCCTGGCCGGGAGTTGGCGGCGGTCATGTTCGCCGACATGGTGGGGTTCACCGCGTTGATGCAGGCGAACGAGCAACTCGCCATCGAGAAGCGGACCCGATACAGGACTGTCCTTGAGGCATGTCACGAGAGGTTCGGCGGGGAGGTTGTCCAGCATTACGGGGATGGTGCGCTCAGCATCTTCCACAATGCGGTTGACGCCGTCCGGTGCGCTGTAGCAATCCAGAAGGAACTGAGCCGACCGCTTGTGGTTCCGGTGCGGATCGGCATACATCTAGGGGACGTGATCATCGAACCAGGCGGCGTTATCGGTGACGCGGTCAATATTGCGTCACGGATTGAGTCGTTTGGGGCGGCTGGGGCTGTTCTGGTTTCGGACTCGCTGCACGATCAGGTGAAGAACCAGCCGCAGTTTGATTTCGTCGAACTCGGGGAATTCCACCTTGAGAACGTTGTCCGACCATTCGGCATTTTTGCGGTGGCGTCCGATGGGTTGGTGATTCCCGAAGTCGGCAAGCTGGATGGCAAGGGAAAGGTCGCCGTTCCGTCGGTCGGGCGTTCAGGACCTGGTGCGCCCACTGCAAGGGGGCTTTTCCGTTCGAGCGTGTTGGCTGCCATCGGGTTTGTGGTAGTCGGGTTGTCGGTTGGGGTGGTGTGGCTCAGTGGGATGTTGACCGGCGACAACACCACTGTCACGACGACGGTAGCTGCTTCGACCAGCACTGTTGCGGTGGTGGATGACGTTGCCGATACCACCGTGGAAGAACTGTGGTCACTCACCCTGGACGCGCCGGTCGTCGGAATGGCGACTATGGACGGTCTGGCTGTCATCGCAACAGGTGACGGTCTGGTGCGTGGCGTTGCCGTAACTTCCGGCGACGAACTGTGGAGACACAAAGCCGCACGACCTGCCCAACTTGGCGTGTTCGCCGACGGTGGGGTCGTCTACTACGCAACGGCGGAGGGGGTGTCCCTGCTCGATCCGGCAGACGGCGAACTGATCGATGGGTGCGGGTTCAGTTTCCGGGATCAGGTGCAGGGTGTCGCGGTGGCCGACGGTTCCGTCTACTTCACCGTGCGTTCGGACGGCACTGTGCGTCGGGTTCCCACCGACCCCATCCCGGACGGCCCCTGCCACCGACCCGCAGCAGCAAGCTCGCATACATTCCTCTGGTTGCCACCACAGTCTGGTCCCGTTGTCATCGGGAGTGAAGTTCTGGTTGGGGATACTCGAACGCTCACACGGCTCGATGCGGCTAGCTTGGATCTGGTTGGGAGCTACGACCTCTCTGTGGGTACCCTCGCTGAGTCGTATGACGCCCGGGTGGTTGGACTCGTCGGTGTTGAACTGATTACTCGGACGGCGAGCGGGGTGCGAACCGATGCGGCGACTTATGGGGCCGACGGCGAAGGCGCTCTTTATGCGATGGTTCCTGGCTCTGGCATGGCGCGATCCGATTACACGGTCGAGATGGTGCCGGTCGTATCTGACCTCGGGGTGTTTCTCGTCGACACTGGTCACACGCTCCGCAGGCTTTCTCACGATCTCGGCCGCGATCTTTGGAACGTCGATCTAGCTGTCACTCCGACCGGACTATGGCTCGCCGACAACACTGTTTACGTTTCGTTGCCAGACGGAACTCTGGTAGCCATCGACGCACAAAGTGGCAGCGAACTTCACCGCCTCGGAGTGGGAACAGGAATCGCCACTGCCGCCTTTACCGAAGGGGCGGTCATCATGGCCACAGGAGAGGGTAGAGTCACCGGCTTCCTCGAGCCGTCGGCTCCCGATCCCAGCCTGCCCAGGTTCGAACCGATTGTGAAAGACCCCCCGCCGCAGCCTGACGCTGTCGTTCGTGAGTTTTACGCCGCCGTGACGGCGGGGGATCGGAAGCGAGTGGAGAGCCTCATTGCGGTCGATGCCGCGTTCGGTGCTGCCAAGGAAGGTGGCACCTGGTTCTCTCCAGACGCCCGCGACGAGTTCTGGGCAAACTACGACTTCTTCAACACACTCAACGTCGCACTCTCCGTCGGCACGTGCGAACAAGAGGTCGTGGGCGAATCTGTCATGGTGGACTGCGAAGTGACCCAGTCCGACACCTACCTCGACGCGCTCGGTGCCGAGATCTCTGGGAGTGGGCGACTCGTGGTGGAGTCGGGTCTCATCCATAGTTTTGTAGGAGGCCCCAACTTCCGCGGAGAGGTCAGAATCAGCCGTGCCAATGTCGGCTATCGACGCGGATTGACGTTCACCCTGGAATCGGAGCTTCTTTACGACGATTTCTTCGATTGGGCTGCAACCACCCTGGCTGACGCTCTCGAAGCTTCTTGTGGTACCGACGTCTTAGAGCTCCCCACCGTTGAGTGCGCCCTCTTCATGCTTGACCACGTCGACGAATACATAGCGGCATCCGAATAG
- a CDS encoding ABC transporter substrate-binding protein: protein MFRKRSLTVLLIVLVLVVAACGGTEDTTTTAGAATATTAGPMEMTEVVVLAPNPSAVIWFQLCSAIYQGFLEEEGIDASFEAVDGSGAVLQAMAAGQAEFGIPGPGPLLGARAAGEDPVAIYNGFAQALFGLVVLEDSDYKVPADLKGTDGPTVIGVGTAEGSEVTFVRPILNEAGLEEGVDYEFLPVGDGGPATAAFERGEIEAYAAAVPDMAIIEARGLPLLEITPPEYKTVFGNGYATTQSLIDSDPDLVQGFVNGLVKGALFAEGNPDAAEADCAQMNPEEATDPELARALLDLTLVVSKPLGGLPWGTYDPQAWADWGQSLVDDGTLDELPDTGVAFTNEYVEKAHANAGS from the coding sequence ATGTTTCGCAAGCGTTCACTAACCGTTCTGCTCATCGTATTGGTTCTGGTGGTGGCCGCATGCGGGGGAACGGAAGACACGACTACTACCGCCGGAGCTGCTACAGCTACCACAGCCGGACCCATGGAGATGACTGAGGTCGTTGTTCTGGCTCCGAACCCGTCCGCTGTCATCTGGTTCCAGCTGTGTTCTGCCATCTATCAGGGATTCCTCGAGGAAGAGGGCATTGACGCCTCGTTCGAAGCCGTCGACGGCTCCGGAGCCGTTCTACAAGCGATGGCTGCCGGTCAAGCCGAGTTCGGCATTCCCGGCCCAGGTCCGTTGCTGGGAGCCCGGGCGGCAGGTGAAGATCCCGTTGCCATCTACAACGGCTTTGCCCAGGCCCTATTCGGGCTGGTGGTGCTAGAAGACTCCGACTACAAGGTCCCTGCGGACTTGAAGGGCACCGATGGACCGACCGTTATCGGTGTCGGAACCGCAGAAGGATCCGAAGTGACCTTCGTACGTCCGATTCTCAATGAGGCCGGCCTGGAAGAGGGCGTCGACTACGAGTTCCTGCCCGTCGGTGACGGTGGCCCCGCCACCGCAGCCTTCGAGCGGGGCGAGATCGAAGCCTATGCAGCTGCCGTGCCGGACATGGCGATCATCGAAGCCCGCGGATTGCCGTTGCTGGAGATCACTCCTCCCGAGTACAAGACGGTGTTCGGAAACGGATATGCCACGACCCAATCACTGATCGATTCCGATCCGGATTTGGTGCAGGGCTTCGTCAACGGGTTGGTCAAGGGCGCCCTCTTTGCAGAGGGAAACCCGGATGCCGCCGAGGCAGACTGCGCGCAGATGAACCCGGAAGAGGCGACCGATCCTGAGCTCGCACGGGCTCTGCTGGATCTGACGCTCGTCGTCAGCAAGCCGCTCGGTGGGTTGCCATGGGGCACCTACGATCCACAGGCCTGGGCAGACTGGGGCCAGAGCCTCGTCGACGACGGGACGCTGGACGAGCTGCCCGACACGGGCGTCGCGTTCACGAATGAGTACGTCGAGAAGGCTCACGCCAACGCCGGTAGCTGA
- a CDS encoding reverse transcriptase domain-containing protein, whose protein sequence is MTRWSLGRTWAVAFPRGRQFVFETDIRDFFGSIDHDRLMGLVEARVSDRRVLKLVRGWLRVGVLTDGVVSETVTGTPQGGVVSPLLANIFLHAFDKAWAESGTGELVRYADDFVVLCSSGSQAEDAQERATAILGELGLELHPDKTRVVDLREGREGFDFLGCHFRARMSGRLWEQRGIIRYYLHRWPSVRSMKRARARIKALTSRSRVGIDLPEVIRELSLFLRGWGNYFRTGNAADKFVQLDRHVVWRLKRLLIKKRGRNLRAGQADRWTPAWFYDQGLHKLSGTIRYPKAA, encoded by the coding sequence GTGACACGGTGGAGCTTGGGCCGCACCTGGGCCGTGGCGTTTCCTCGAGGGCGACAGTTTGTCTTCGAGACCGACATTCGGGACTTCTTCGGCAGTATCGATCATGATCGGCTTATGGGTCTTGTTGAGGCTCGGGTGTCGGACCGGCGGGTGCTCAAGTTGGTGCGGGGATGGCTGCGGGTGGGGGTGTTGACTGATGGGGTGGTGTCGGAGACGGTCACGGGCACTCCCCAGGGCGGGGTGGTTTCCCCGTTATTGGCCAACATTTTCTTGCATGCGTTCGACAAGGCTTGGGCCGAGTCCGGCACCGGTGAGCTTGTCCGTTACGCGGACGACTTTGTGGTGTTGTGCTCGTCTGGCAGTCAGGCTGAAGACGCTCAGGAGCGGGCGACCGCCATCTTGGGTGAACTCGGTTTGGAACTGCACCCGGACAAGACCCGTGTGGTCGATCTCCGGGAAGGCCGCGAGGGTTTCGATTTCCTCGGGTGTCACTTTCGGGCCCGTATGTCCGGTCGGCTTTGGGAGCAGCGCGGCATTATCCGCTACTACTTGCATCGCTGGCCCTCTGTGCGGTCTATGAAACGAGCCCGGGCACGGATCAAAGCCCTCACCAGTCGAAGCCGGGTCGGGATAGACCTCCCTGAGGTGATCAGGGAATTGAGCCTGTTCCTGCGGGGATGGGGCAACTACTTCCGGACCGGGAACGCAGCCGACAAGTTCGTTCAGCTCGACCGGCACGTAGTGTGGCGGCTCAAACGGCTACTGATCAAGAAGCGGGGCCGCAATCTTCGCGCTGGGCAAGCTGACCGATGGACACCGGCCTGGTTCTACGATCAGGGTCTGCACAAGCTCAGTGGCACTATCCGATACCCGAAAGCTGCGTAA
- the merB gene encoding organomercurial lyase → MSGSDLLDQGYAEVLRRCVATGRAPHYTELAASLGISLEEARSMVHELVRLTPGWVHPGTDLLASFPPFNLQPTQYWVTIDGDQRWFAQCGLEALAIRWLVPGQTVRIDAPCLCCGEPMVLEMIDESITTIEPEAMVGYTSSEIGGDPATRPFR, encoded by the coding sequence ATGTCCGGATCCGATCTGTTGGATCAGGGTTACGCCGAAGTGCTGCGCCGGTGCGTCGCAACAGGTCGGGCGCCCCACTACACCGAACTGGCCGCTTCGCTCGGCATATCGCTGGAGGAGGCGAGATCGATGGTCCACGAGCTGGTGAGATTGACTCCGGGCTGGGTGCATCCTGGAACCGATCTCCTGGCGTCGTTCCCGCCCTTCAACCTTCAACCAACGCAGTACTGGGTGACGATCGATGGTGATCAACGCTGGTTCGCTCAATGTGGGCTCGAGGCCCTGGCCATCCGGTGGCTGGTCCCGGGCCAGACGGTGAGGATCGATGCGCCCTGTTTGTGCTGCGGCGAACCGATGGTCTTGGAGATGATCGATGAATCCATCACCACCATCGAGCCTGAGGCAATGGTCGGCTACACGAGTTCTGAGATCGGCGGAGATCCGGCCACGCGACCATTTAGGTGA